The following nucleotide sequence is from Anguilla rostrata isolate EN2019 chromosome 3, ASM1855537v3, whole genome shotgun sequence.
CCCAAAGCTGACGTCTGTCCAAAGGCAGGAGTTTGGCCAAAGACGGAAGTCTGCCCAGGGTTCTGGCCGAAGCCCGGAGGCTGGCTGAAAGCTGATGCCTGCCCGAACGTCGACGTCTGTCCGAACGCCACATTCTGTTGCGTGTTGCTAGTACCTGGCTGCCCGAAGGACTGAAACAACCCAGTACTACGGCTGGAGTTACCAGGGGCCTGAAAAGCGCCGCCTTGCGTTTTTCCAAACAAACTGGGGGGATTCATCGTGGGAAAGAGAAAGTAAATGAACAGTACTCgtcttattttatcatttaaatgttttatcaaTCACAAATAAGCATGTGTGGGTGTTCAAAAAATGTGCTGACTGCTGACGttagattttctttttactgctgTCATAACGCGCATATTCCAAGACATTATCAACGTAGCTTTCGGTATGTCATCTTGCGTGTTATTAAGTTGTCAGGTCGTGTCTCTGTGGCACAATGATATCTGTGGGGGGAAAGATGTTTGTTATTGTTAGCGACTTCCATGAAATATTTAGCGAAACATTTTGCAAACCGGCTAAGTGAAAGTAAGGGAGTTACCTTGTTTGAGAAAAACGCTTAAGCTGCTACATTTAGATAATTCTACAAAACGCTTAAGCTACTACATTTACGTACTCCTACACATGCAAAGAAACGGCAAGTTAACTTAGTAAAAAGCATTATACTTACATCTCCAGCATTCACTCGGTATTAAGAGGGAAACATAAACAACACGCTTACACTTTCCGGTTCCGGTCTTACAAGTTCAAGTGTCCGACTGTGAAATGCAACCGCATTCCCGGTTCCGCCTCAATGATGGTATAATGTCTTAGCGTAAGCATGAAGTTACGGGTTTCGTTCTGTTATTCCTAGTTATCTGCTCTACTTTAGCTTCATTAATTTGCACATTTGAACTCTTCGTGCCCACCCGTGTTCAGTACCTGTACAGGTATTCTAATTATTGGCTTCCTGATGTCACATTTTATTGGTTAGTCTAGTAAACTAGCTAACTAGCAGTTAGCTACACACTTCCGGAGCAAACAGCATTGAAGCAGCATCTTGCTTATTGTGGATACTTTTATCCAGCTTTTTCCAGACTCAGCACAATGAGTTTAGTTCTGCGGAACCTCCAGAAGGCGGTGCCACTGCGCCGCGCCAGACTTCGCAGAGACGTTGAGACATTGAGGCAGATTTTTGGTATTCAGAAATTTGACTTGGGGTTGATCTGTGTGGATAATCGAAGAATTCAACGCATAAATGGAATTTACAGGGGAAAGAACATGCCTACGGACGTCCTCTCATTCCCTTTTTACGAGGCTAGTAATGTGACATTGTGTTTTTGCCATGTGCATGTATAACGGGAGTCTCTCCGTCATACTTCATGTTGTCTCCTTCTTGCATTAACATGAAAGTGACATATTAACATTCTGTTCCATATCAAGGACATGGAGGCTGGTAAGCTACCTAACCATCTGCATGGAGAGGAATTCAATCTCGGAGACATCTTCCTCGGAGTGGAGTACATCATGGATCAGTGCCGGGATGAGTCACGGGACTTCCATAGTGCACTACCTGTAAGAAACCTACTCGTATACTCAATAGCAGGCAAATGTTCTGATTCAGACATGGTACAGATCACAAGTGTTTCCCTGTCTACAGTGAAGTTGAAGTCTGCGGTCTTCTTTGAATGCATGGTGATATGGAACAGATGCACCGATATATAGACATCAATGTGACTTCCACTCACAGATTATCAATCGATAGAAAATTCTTTACAAGTTATGCATAACAGGGAATTCTCACATGAACCTTTTCACGTTTTCTACCACAGGTAATGGTTGCTCATGGCATTTGTCATCTCCTTGGATACAGGCATGAAACCGAGGAAGAGTGGACACAGGTCTAGTGCGAATAATTTATCAATTACCCATAACACCATGCTGAATGCAAGATACAACTTAGTACTGTTGTTTTGCAAATCTCAAATGAGGTCCTCTTTCTGCTCCTTTCCCAATGCACACAGATGTTCCAGAAAGAGAAGTACATCCTGACTGAGTTCAGCAGACTCACAGGAAACCAGCTGGAGCCTCTCACAAAAAGAGATGATTATGACACGTGACTGAGCCATCAAAGATAAGACAGTTGACATCTAATTGGAGATGAGGGACTGTGGTTTTTCAAGCCTGATTTTTATGTCAGAAATTCAAGGGCAGACCGAGCCAGTCAAGTGCTGCAGTGTAAGCTTCACCAACCATGAACTTGGAGGGAGACCAGTGCTTTATTACAAAGCCcaaaatatcattaaatatttGACCATTCataaatttaagaaaatacaCAGAACCAAGCATTTTCcaagttaatttatttcaaaatgtgttcaaaGTCCAAAACAGACTGCTGGGCTAATTGAAGCTTCAGTTGAAAACCTTGCCTATAGATTAAAATCAGTTCAGCAGGAAACTTGGGTTTCTTTGCTCAATTCATGCAAGATATCCAGAATGGTAGGCACCAGAGATaagatgtaaaaacattaaaattaaattaagacaTGAAAGCTGACCAtaccaaaacagaaaaagggaaagatGATCACAAAaagcacagtacattttttaaactctcCGAATGAAGCAGTTAATGTATGAGCTTTGTGTGTACAATCCCTGATTTCTTAACAACTAAGAATTTCACAGTTGTTTTccaagtttttaaataaagaaattgtaATAAAGAGGATTATGCAATTGGTAATTCTTTGAGTTCAATGAGGCAAGTGGAACACTGAAAGATTGTCAAGCTCTTGGAATAGACTCTTAAAATTAAACTATCCCATCAAAGAATGACTTCaatgacataaaacaaataaaata
It contains:
- the LOC135250473 gene encoding endoribonuclease YbeY-like; the protein is MSLVLRNLQKAVPLRRARLRRDVETLRQIFGIQKFDLGLICVDNRRIQRINGIYRGKNMPTDVLSFPFYEDMEAGKLPNHLHGEEFNLGDIFLGVEYIMDQCRDESRDFHSALPVMVAHGICHLLGYRHETEEEWTQMFQKEKYILTEFSRLTGNQLEPLTKRDDYDT